AGCAAATATTTATGCAAGCGCACGGCAAAGCGGGCCTATAATTAAGTCACCTAGTCCAACAAGAAGCATGTGGAAGTGATTACAGTAAAGTTTATAAAGCTATTGTATCGAATGGTACAATATGGCATCTACTGGTTTTTTGACAGAActatcattttcatgaaatgatacaaataaaaaacattatgacagaacatatacatgtataggttTCACTTTCGTCTTTATTACTGAGCGCAAAACATTTTGATTAGAACAGACAATTAATTAGATTAAATAAACAATCATGCCAGACAGCAGTCAGTAGGGAAAAACTTGATAATGTGAGATCTCCACTCAATGTAATGGTAGTAATTATAATTCATATCTCACTTCAGTAAACATTTGGCTTAGTTCACACGTTTGTGTAAGTACATGATCCAAACATTCTTATCATAACCTATTAGTTATAACCTTAATAGCGAACTTATTTACGGTCGAGGAACGAAACCCTACAACTTATATATACATACACTTTGACTAACTCGTatactatgatatatcttttatacatatttattgatTCAATGTAGTGTACTGGGCCAGTCTATATCCTCTGTCCGATATTAAAGACATGAGCTTGACCTAAATTCTTAATAGAGAACAGCCAGGATTACCTTCGATCGTCACTGAGTGATGTGTTTGTCCTACAGTATAGAACTTGGAAAAGTTAGTGCGTTTTATTCAGATATAACTCCTACATTTGTCATCGAAATAAATTCAGACCACTTCAAGGTCTAATTGTGTGTCTAGTGTCCAGTTTGGTTAGGTCGTTTATAACCTTTTACGGATTTCTTTCTCAGTTAACAGTGACGTACCATGTTCCATTCTTCTTTCAATTCATTCAAACGTCAAGAGAATACATTCACTTACAATCTGCGTCTTATCTGTATTTTCCTTAGTCCTCATGTCTTCTTATAATACTTATGCTAAAGGAAAACATTTTGCTTTTGCTGTGTAGAAAAAGTTCTAGTTTTACATGTGATGGGTCAGGACCGCTTATAGGTTATTGGTTACATTTCGTTACTGAATTATCCGCCGGAGGGAGTTCAACCACATTTGGCTGGAAGCATTCTCATAACTTGAAAGGATGTTAAAAATTAAGTTAAGGGATGGTCGTGTAACTTTAAGTAGATATGGATTTtacaaatttaacaatattttatcagtatcAAAGTTATGGCAAACGTCATTTTTTGCCGTTATTATAAGTCTACGTTTCAATTTGATACGGACACGTGAAATCCCTCCCGGCAAAGGGTTTGAGTGTTAAAGTTGTACTAATTAGAGTTGTCAGTCAATAAGAAATAAgtatatatacaataatataaGCCGTGCcttgaaaaaaccaacatagtggctttgcgaccagcatggatccagaccagcctgcgcatccgcgcagtctggtcagaatccatgctgttcgctaacggtttctctaattgcagtaggctttaaaagcgaacagcatggatcctgaccagactgcgcggatgcgcaggctggtttggagccatgctggtcgcaaacccactatgttggttttcccatggcacggctcatatgtacatAACTGTGTTGTGTAGATCTTACGCAGCAGGGGAAGCATTAAATTATACTCTTGTGTATGAACAGGGTTTGGACATGATCTCGCTAGGCGACTTGACAGTCTCCAGTTTACTGTATTCGCTGGATGTCTGCACCCAGAAGGTGAGGGGGCGAGGAAACTGAAAGCAGCGTCTTCAAAGCGTTTACATGTGGTTTCACTGGATGTTGGGTCCGATGAAAGCGTGGAAGCAGCCCATGATTATGTGGTGAAACATCTGCCGGAAAGCGGTTTGTTAATTTGATTCTAAATTAAGCATAGTTGTTAACAGAATATCCtcattttctaataaaaactTTTTGGTTGTGTAACCTTTAAATAAGCAGactgtttttgttttagataatgttaaaagttttaaaactgaaaattctgTTGTTGATTTATACTaacaatgatttattaaatttatttgttagtATAAATCTGTGTTTGGTATGCGGTATTCGATGTAGTAAAACTATTACCATTTGAGGCTTTTGAGCCGTTTTAACCAACACCGGTAGTTTTTGCAAGAATAACCAGCTGTTCTAACATATCGTAAGAAATGCCTTCAGTTTTCACTTCCCTGCAACTCCGTTGATGTTTAAAAAAGGAGTAATTTAAAATTCTCTGAATTTTTCCATGTTTTATTCTGATTCATTGAAGATGATATTGGTTTATCCATTTCTATTTAGGATTGTGGGCTATTGTGAGTAACGCTGGTTTCAACGTAATGGGCGATGTTGAATTATGTACGGTCAACTTGTACAAAAAGATTATGAATGTGAATTATTTCGGTGCTATACGGACGATTAGAAATTTCATGTACCTGGTTCGTAAAAATAAAGGTAAGAAAGTAGTCAATTTCGATCATTCTTATTACAACGGCAAAAAAAAATCCGATATATAACTTAGACAAGACCTGGCTGTAAAAATAAGAAGTAATGTGGAatcttaaaaacaattttactatTTCCGATGAAAATGGTCTTGCATTGATACTGTAGTCATGATACAGCATCTTGGCGAGAGTTAGAAggaacttataaaaaaaatacacaataatgGCAATATATTTCTCTGTATGATGTAAGCTTTTAGCACAAGATTTAGAAACTGCATAATATGCTGTTATTGGCTGtacaaaagatatgaaaaatcgtCGTTTCTTGAAACAGATTTTTGGGAATCAGTATATCGCTGAAAAAAGTCTGAGCGGtaacaattatttttcaaataaataaatatgtcgtATACATTTGAACggatataatttattatttttagaatCTATAGAAACAGCGTCAGGTCTTTTTTCTCTATGTGGCTGTACTGCTGAATTAAAAAGGTGGCATGGAGCCTGAAATATGGTAAGGTGCGTATCGAAGAAAGTAGACCGTTGTTAACTGAATACTACCTTGCTATCTTTTAGGAAGAGCTGTGATTGTGTCAAGTGTGAAGGGTCGGTTTCCATTTCCTGCAGACTCGGCTTATCATGTAACGAAGCATGGACTGGAGACTATGGCGGACAGTCTTCGTCTGGAGATGCTTAAGTTTGGTGTGCAGGTGTCCATTATCGAACCTGGAGCTTTCGGCACAGCTACTGCATGTCAAAACGAACATGTTGTAAGGATAGTTTGGCATTCTGACAAATAATCTGGCAATATTAAAGTAACATCTTTCTGGGGGAAGTTGTCTATATTGctatataaatgatttttttgtgttatGCGATTTTGctcctttcatttttttttgcgctgaattgtggtatttttttgttcattttgaagTTTCCTTAATTAACTGAAGAAAATGAACGGCAATGAACGGTAACATACTTACAATTCAACAATTATCAAGTGCTAATGTCTTCATCTGCTAGGTATATCACTTGTTCATAGACTTACCAATGATGTTCGCTCATTTACTCCAGATACTTCCTTATAAGCAGAATATAGTATTTTTGTTCAATTACACAAAACTTGCTATTGTAAGAGGACTAACGAGTAAGAAATAAAAGATTCAGTTTTCttaattcttattttattttcggAACATTCTGTCCACCTTTAGAATATAGACACGCCAGTCattatgtaaaaatcattgtaCGAAGATTctatttttgtcatcgatttcGATATAATGACACATTTATTCAACAAAAATCGTGTGGGAAATTTCACACCAGGATGTTTATCAAGAGCTTCAAAATCTTAACAAGAACAAGGATAAATCTCCAATAGGAAAAAATCACATCTAAACGACAAGACCCACTTTCACAGTAACCTTACAGCTGTGTATGTATGAGTATGTACATATTTACATGTACGCATAAATACACGAACAGACTGAGGACGAACAGCAACTTAAAAATAATGCAAGTAGAATGGCTGCCAGTCATTCACACTTTCATGCAATAgagtaaatatttatatattacttatGCCCTTGTTTACAGTTCAAAAGATACAGAGAGGAGGCGGACGAAATGTGGCAAGCAGCGTCTGAGGACGTTCGTAAAACATACGGCAGGAAATACATCGACGCTGAAATTGCCAAACAGGAAAGTGGGCTTAGTGGGAGCGCAACCACAACAAAACCAGTTATAGACGCATTAGAAGACGCTATTGTTAGTACACGTCCCCATACGCGTTATCTGATAGATGGCGGAGGATGGTTTGACCCGCACACTGTACGTATATTACACATCAGACAGAATAATGTCTCCCTATGTcgtttttgccttcgccgtctCTTTGTCTGCCATTCTATATGTCTGTCTATATGTCAGTACGTCCGTCTTTAGATAGTCCACGCTTGTTCTCAAAACACCCTGGCCGGATTTCTATGACATTTCACTAATTTTGCATATCGTCGTCATCTTCCATTCGGATTTTTGCAGGGTTACACCCTCGTTTAAAGATTTCATTTGTGAATAGAATTTCTCAAGACTACTTCTTCTCCTAGACTATAGGTGTGATTTCATTGAAATGTTCTATGAATAACCAAACCTTGTTGTGCATATAGTACGGGTTTTACGGTTAATTGATTTTAACTTGGTTGTGACTCTTTGATTTTATACAGATTCTTGTCTACGCTTTTCAAAAAAGCCTTAACCGGATTTCAGTGAACTTCTTGGGAGTGATTGGTTTGAAGTCTAGTTGACAATATTGTTAGCATTTCCCACtcgtttttttccaaaaaaaagtcAGGACAACTCAATTCCAAAACATCATTTCAATATAAGACAGCAGTCTACAGATGAGATGAAAAATACAAggttaatttatttttcaacaaaatgtgttcaaGCATTCAGTAAATACTCAAATGTATAATGTAAAGATAGCATCACTTAATAGCCGAACTATAGATACATACAAGCACAAAGAAAGCTACGCATGAAATAACacggtatttttttattttcagactttGGCGCGTTACTATGACTACCTGCCAACTTGGTTTTCTGACTGGATCATTATACAATGGACAGGTTGTGACAAGTTTCCGGactataaaaagttaaaattggaATGAATCTTgcataaaatgtcttttttttcacttcattaCTCTTACGTAATTGAAATGTCGTACACAATACAATGATTACTGGGGTATTGTTTTAGTCCTTCTCCCTTCTCCATACTTCTTTACTCCAGAACGCTGATAATACATAAGCTCAGATTGGTATTCTAGTAAATGTAAACTAGAAATTAAACTGAAAGGAGCAGACCGCTTTttaaataatcttatattaaaggaggtgtgtgtgtgtggtggttgtgtgtagggggggggggggcgtgtatAGCGTTGCTACTGTGTGTACGTCCGTGATACATCCCAAAATCTCGCGTCTCCAACTCCTCCTACAATTTTTGCTTTTGCCTGATTTGCTTCAGTCTTTTACaaatgaacaagcttgatgtgcaaaTGACcgtaaagaagatttttttctttgacTATTTTACCGCTGTTATGGCTCTTGGTTAGTTTTGTTATAAAGgctatagagaaaaatcttgtgtgtccaactcctcccacactattagtctgatttactttaaactttcacagatgaacaagctttgATGTGTAGTGGGCCATAAAGGGAGGGACTTTTGCTGTGACTTTttaccagagttatagccctttgaaAGTTTTGCTAtgtagaatatagagaaaaaaatgtttgtccaactcctcaaacacaaTTGCAAGGATATGATTGAAAGTTTCTCAGATAACGGACTTACATGtaaagatgaccataaataatgaaCTTTTTCTTGTGGCTATTTTCTtctagaattattgccctttcttaaattcacaaaaaaggccatagtgaagaaatttggtgtgttcaactgcTCATATACTTTTTGAAGGAATAGATTTAAAGTTGTTCAGATGCGCActcttatctgaatacaatttgatTCAAATAATTAGTCAAACATACTTCATGTGAAGATTGCCTTTACTAAAATCTTTGCTATTTAGACAATGACACAGTACGCGATGGCACCCGTGtccaatggacacaattctagtttgttccttaaataaatatgtaacagaatagtaaaaaagtgaaaaatgttataaaagtttgCTTATATGTGATTGACTACCTTTAAGGCAGATTAGATTGGAAAGAATAAATTGATCCTTGTCAAAGTTTTAatgttcttacattttttttcagctagTTTCTGCTAATATCGACCAAACTAGCCATACTTGGGGTAATATGGGGAATTCTTAGGGGCCCTTCCTCATCTAGAAAGATAGTACAATTTATGATTTGCCTGATAAATGCCAGGTTAAATCAACAATACCAAAGGCTCTTTTGACCACATATAACCCTTACCTTACAAATAGCTTTGATCACCACTATGttatgatacatataaaacaagagctgtgtGAAGACAGCAACGCTCGATTAACCGAAAGCCTGGTcacaaaaagttaaaataatgaaaacacagCCATAAACAGGTACAAAAGGCCACAACAATTTAGACCTCTCTTCTCTTATACTGATTAATGAGGTAACAGATTGCCCAAAACAAGActgagaaaggggcataattgtgcaaaaaatagagttatgaaaccttgcactgcatgtcatatcatcacagtaaacaagtatgtgaagttttgaTCCATTCCaataagtggatactgagataccagcttacatacaaaatttaataaaaaatattaataaaaggcgcataactttgttaaaaggcaaacagagttattgaacctgggTACTGCATGTCGGGTCATCAAAGATGTGAACTTTAAGTCCATTCCCATCAGTCGGTATTCCGAATAAttgatactgagatatcagcttccTTAGACAATATAACCAAACTTGCTAAgcccaaaaaggggcataactctgtttaaatgaaaaaaaaaagagttctgGAACCTGGGCAGTGCAAGTCggattatcacagtgaacaaatgtttgaagtttcaatctattcccacaagtggttactgagctACCAATAGGGGTGTAAATTTCTAAGTGGGCAACACTTCCTTGGAAATCCCTCCCCCATCCCCTCCATTACTGTTACACTGGTAAGGAAAAAGTTTTTATGATTGATCTAGGCCCAAGACTGCTTACGGACAGACTGATAAAGAAATGGAACAGTCGCTCCTCAAAGTAATACATTTCTAACAATAATGTTAAATCTGTATTGATTCTCTAttatttttttcggcgacgccgtctaaattcgttttcgttacctatgccacgtgacttcagtttgcaaatcaaactgcttgataacgcattatagataatttatcaaaatggaagatttatgcaacactctgcctgattggacgagagtgtcaatttctttcactctgttgattgtgctacgctgagtgaaatgtagacaaagcgtttatcctaaacgacgctgttcacagttttaaagctaactttggctcagtatatttagcaagaatattgatattatctcaaaatgataagtaagtttaataagtatgataaaaacctgttcaaatacaacatatatcaaattaaagaaagagctgaatacggtctgcgtatcacatgaataagggtgtgataagagtcttttatgtagagatggctttttaaaacattttccttgttacaattgtcgtctttatataaaagttttcttgcttttgtgacttattcagattgcatataaaaatgagtacttgttttgctttgatatattgttataaattatttaactgatttattataatgatatttttctttagtttggtatgcaaatattgcactcagttgaaatctgtttcattatatatatgctatataatgactgaatctcattacactgaaatgaaggtacgctgcatacagtttatctatgtgatatgactacggtgaaactttgcttatgaaacagaaatattgaaataattacaattgtatgttttgcttgaccttcgctttttttttataggtgtgacgtcattgtccaaagattcatgaataccgaatatgcatttgttaaagcgggatcagttggcctattttagaaataaataaaaataatagataaaaaaatcctttaattgattttttctcatgtattctaatcaaagttgatttgtagcatcttttattaggcccgcagccaactttgttcagctgggacatttggccccttttaggggctgctagagctaaaactagaaatgcctttgacttcatctcagtgttgtaatattttctggttcttcgggatcattgatttaaattcatttagatttgaagattgaataccgctaaagccggtgctagggggcgtgggcagtgttgcattttccattactgctcatgaacagactcaatcaaaccgactctgcaattttcactgtttgccttgttttcggtgcttccgagggatctactttccagattttatttatacagcgtctcatgaacagcttggtggatctttgtcatacttggtctggagcatcattataaggtccgcttccaaatttattcatataggaacttgggcccaattagagaccactatagctaaaagcagatatgcctttcttcgcattaaccactaaaatgtaatggatttttatcaaactccaTGTGTAACAATAtagtaaggtctcctgctattttgttacaaatggggatagggaccaatttagctaaaaatataaacacgtttaatgacctcttcacatgaaccgcttcatgaatcttcatcaaactattgctgtaattattcgtctaaggataaacgaaacaaaattgcaaccctacgaaacctttgagaaaaattaaaagagaaccatttaaattgttaaagtgcggtgtttagttttgcatttgaaaaatgttagatgaaagatgaatgttagatggaaaattc
This is a stretch of genomic DNA from Mercenaria mercenaria strain notata chromosome 4, MADL_Memer_1, whole genome shotgun sequence. It encodes these proteins:
- the LOC123552266 gene encoding D-beta-hydroxybutyrate dehydrogenase, mitochondrial-like; the encoded protein is MAVLDLIDLKLVEFTYFITFCVLIYSVVSASVYAYLICVFFLYICLKVIRKKSTGTIENKHQGIFITGCDTGFGHDLARRLDSLQFTVFAGCLHPEGEGARKLKAASSKRLHVVSLDVGSDESVEAAHDYVVKHLPESGLWAIVSNAGFNVMGDVELCTVNLYKKIMNVNYFGAIRTIRNFMYLVRKNKGRAVIVSSVKGRFPFPADSAYHVTKHGLETMADSLRLEMLKFGVQVSIIEPGAFGTATACQNEHVFKRYREEADEMWQAASEDVRKTYGRKYIDAEIAKQESGLSGSATTTKPVIDALEDAIVSTRPHTRYLIDGGGWFDPHTTLARYYDYLPTWFSDWIIIQWTGCDKFPDYKKLKLE